The Celeribacter marinus genome window below encodes:
- a CDS encoding murein hydrolase activator EnvC family protein, whose protein sequence is MNNAVAQPVSPVALAQAAREQFAAAHAQLEAADGASNRVKALSNVIRAYEEGLEAMRAGLRQISLREAELSEAFEDESGQVAALLGVLVTLQPDATPEALVHPTGPLGRARAGMLVSSVTPAMQEAADVLRVQLQEATILRELQDEAVATLSIGLKDAQQARTELSQAMSDRVGLPKRFVTDNERLRILIESSETLESFASGLAVMDVVDGVAPLPDFGATKGTWPMPVRGRILRGFNEADAAGVARPGVLVATRQLSLVTSPWPATVRYHGAFLDYGNVMILEPSNDVLLVLAGLEEVYGEIGEVIPEGAAIGLMGGVALDLAAFVENAEDGTGAGLSETLYIEVREGGQPVDPAVWFTQ, encoded by the coding sequence ATGAACAATGCGGTGGCGCAACCGGTATCTCCAGTCGCCCTTGCGCAGGCGGCACGTGAACAATTTGCAGCCGCTCACGCACAGTTGGAAGCGGCGGACGGCGCATCTAACCGCGTCAAGGCATTGAGCAACGTGATCCGCGCCTACGAAGAGGGGCTTGAGGCGATGCGGGCGGGCCTTCGTCAAATATCGCTCCGCGAAGCTGAGTTATCAGAGGCCTTTGAGGATGAAAGCGGCCAAGTGGCCGCACTCCTTGGGGTTTTGGTCACATTACAGCCCGATGCGACTCCGGAGGCGCTTGTTCATCCCACGGGCCCGCTTGGGCGCGCGCGCGCAGGCATGTTGGTGTCGTCTGTTACGCCCGCAATGCAAGAGGCTGCGGACGTTTTGAGAGTTCAGTTGCAAGAAGCGACTATCCTACGTGAACTGCAAGATGAAGCGGTGGCAACACTGTCCATCGGCCTCAAAGATGCACAGCAGGCGCGCACTGAGCTAAGTCAGGCGATGTCGGACCGTGTGGGTTTGCCCAAGCGCTTTGTCACCGATAACGAGCGGCTTCGAATCCTGATTGAAAGCTCGGAAACGCTTGAATCCTTTGCCTCAGGTTTGGCGGTTATGGATGTTGTCGATGGGGTTGCGCCGCTGCCTGATTTCGGAGCTACAAAGGGGACGTGGCCGATGCCGGTGCGCGGCCGTATTTTGCGTGGGTTCAATGAAGCCGATGCGGCGGGCGTGGCGCGCCCTGGTGTTCTCGTTGCAACGCGTCAGTTGTCTCTTGTAACTAGCCCGTGGCCCGCCACCGTGCGCTATCACGGCGCATTTTTGGACTACGGAAACGTGATGATCCTTGAACCAAGCAATGATGTATTGTTGGTTTTGGCTGGATTAGAAGAGGTGTACGGCGAAATCGGAGAGGTCATTCCTGAGGGCGCAGCAATCGGTTTGATGGGGGGTGTTGCCCTTGATCTCGCGGCTTTTGTTGAAAATGCCGAGGATGGGACTGGTGCAGGTCTTTCCGAGACGCTTTATATTGAGGTAAGAGAAGGTGGACAGCCGGTTGATCCGGCGGTGTGGTTCACACAATAG
- a CDS encoding CoA transferase subunit A encodes MHLAISIEEAVDMIPDGASVMLSGFMGVGTPDHIVAALAASGKKNLTLLSNDTARPHCGPGPLFKAHCVTKLVCSHMGLNPDVQEQYASGELEVELVPQGTFVERIRAAGVGLGGILTPTGVGTKIAEGKEIITVDGKDYLLEKPLSADFALIAAARCDYVGNLSYMLTATNFNPIMALAGRTVICEPEAIVPVGVIPPDEVKTPGVLVDHVIKKSA; translated from the coding sequence ATGCACCTAGCCATTTCCATCGAAGAAGCCGTGGACATGATCCCAGATGGGGCGTCCGTCATGTTGTCAGGATTTATGGGCGTTGGCACCCCCGATCACATTGTTGCGGCGTTGGCCGCTTCAGGCAAAAAGAACCTGACACTATTGTCAAACGACACGGCGCGCCCGCATTGCGGACCTGGCCCGTTGTTCAAAGCCCACTGTGTGACCAAATTAGTGTGTAGTCACATGGGGTTAAATCCAGATGTCCAAGAGCAATACGCCAGTGGCGAATTGGAGGTCGAACTCGTGCCGCAAGGGACATTCGTCGAACGTATTCGTGCGGCAGGTGTCGGTCTTGGCGGCATCTTAACGCCCACAGGGGTCGGGACTAAAATAGCTGAAGGCAAAGAGATCATCACAGTGGATGGTAAGGACTATCTACTTGAAAAGCCGTTGTCGGCTGACTTTGCGCTGATTGCCGCTGCGCGGTGTGACTACGTTGGGAACCTCTCCTATATGCTTACGGCGACAAATTTTAACCCGATTATGGCGTTGGCGGGTCGCACAGTTATTTGCGAGCCTGAGGCTATTGTTCCTGTCGGGGTCATCCCGCCCGATGAGGTTAAAACGCCCGGCGTTCTTGTCGACCATGTCATCAAAAAATCGGCTTAA
- a CDS encoding mechanosensitive ion channel family protein, which produces MTGLLRRWNLYQIGIMVAALIGAIGLGKVFVFRMRGWMRNLSGRPKWQLRYLLAVQKRLVLIVWAVILWAVFLVMQELTWPSRSYLIEVLARVVTAWVLVEFAAQVVKNRLLRRMVRWGLWIYVTLYLIGGLGRTTDFLDGLAIEFGAFRLSSLAILKALIVTALLFTFARVVSAQTAVQVRKNEDISPSMRVLIVKVAQVSLYGAAFFIGLKAVGFDLTGLAVLSGAIGVGLGFGLQKVVSNLVSGIIILLDKSIKPGDVISLGETFGWINTLGARYASVVTRDGKEYLIPNEDLITNQVVNWSHTNDFVRLDIFFGTAYADDPHKVRAIAIEAANTVGRVLATRPAVCHIVGFGDSSVDYILRFWITDPTGGLTNVRGDVYLALWDAFKENGISIPFPQREVRVLDGDELPARILD; this is translated from the coding sequence ATGACGGGGCTGTTGCGGCGTTGGAATCTCTATCAAATTGGGATCATGGTCGCGGCCCTGATCGGTGCGATTGGTTTGGGGAAGGTTTTTGTGTTCCGCATGCGAGGCTGGATGCGCAACCTCTCCGGGCGACCAAAGTGGCAGTTGCGCTATCTGCTCGCAGTTCAAAAAAGACTTGTTTTGATCGTGTGGGCCGTCATTTTGTGGGCCGTGTTCCTCGTCATGCAAGAACTCACATGGCCCTCCCGATCGTATTTGATCGAAGTCCTCGCGCGGGTTGTAACAGCATGGGTTTTGGTCGAATTCGCCGCACAGGTTGTGAAAAACCGGTTGTTAAGACGCATGGTGCGCTGGGGCTTGTGGATTTATGTCACGCTCTACCTTATTGGCGGCCTAGGCCGAACAACTGATTTTCTTGATGGATTGGCTATTGAGTTTGGTGCCTTTCGCCTGTCGTCATTAGCGATTCTGAAGGCATTGATTGTTACGGCGTTGCTATTCACATTCGCGCGGGTTGTTTCGGCGCAAACCGCGGTTCAAGTCCGCAAAAACGAAGATATTTCACCGTCGATGCGAGTCCTTATCGTTAAGGTCGCACAAGTTTCGCTATACGGCGCCGCGTTTTTTATCGGTCTAAAAGCAGTCGGATTTGACCTAACGGGCCTTGCCGTTTTGTCCGGCGCTATTGGTGTCGGCCTTGGTTTTGGCCTACAAAAAGTTGTCTCTAACCTTGTGTCAGGCATCATCATCTTGCTCGACAAATCTATAAAGCCCGGGGATGTCATTTCTCTTGGTGAAACGTTTGGTTGGATCAATACGCTTGGAGCGCGCTATGCGTCTGTTGTAACGCGCGATGGCAAAGAGTACCTGATTCCGAACGAGGATTTGATCACAAACCAAGTGGTCAACTGGTCGCATACAAACGATTTTGTCCGCTTGGACATCTTTTTTGGGACCGCCTACGCCGATGACCCCCATAAAGTCCGCGCCATCGCGATTGAGGCCGCTAATACCGTCGGTCGGGTTTTGGCGACACGGCCCGCCGTGTGCCATATTGTCGGGTTTGGCGACAGTTCCGTCGACTATATCCTGCGCTTTTGGATTACCGATCCAACGGGAGGGCTGACCAACGTGCGCGGTGATGTGTACCTCGCCTTGTGGGACGCGTTCAAAGAGAACGGCATTTCTATCCCCTTCCCTCAGCGGGAAGTGCGGGTTTTGGATGGCGATGAGTTGCCAGCCCGCATCCTCGATTGA
- the rsfS gene encoding ribosome silencing factor, translating to MLDFVTHALDQEKAEDIVTIDLRGKSQIADFMVICSGRSSRQVGALAEKISDLLKQQHGVLTRIEGKGQGDWVLMDAGDVVVHIFRPEVREFYQLEKMWLPTDEAATKATKS from the coding sequence ATGTTGGACTTCGTTACCCATGCTCTTGATCAGGAAAAAGCCGAAGACATCGTGACGATTGACTTGCGTGGCAAGTCGCAGATCGCCGATTTCATGGTGATTTGTTCTGGCCGCTCTTCCCGTCAGGTGGGGGCATTGGCAGAGAAGATATCCGATCTGCTCAAGCAGCAGCACGGCGTTTTGACGCGCATCGAAGGCAAAGGTCAGGGCGATTGGGTTCTGATGGATGCGGGCGATGTGGTTGTTCACATCTTCCGTCCGGAAGTGCGCGAATTCTATCAGCTGGAGAAAATGTGGCTGCCGACAGATGAGGCGGCGACCAAAGCGACCAAGAGCTGA
- a CDS encoding 3-oxoacid CoA-transferase subunit B gives MNPKELIARRVAQEIQPRTLVNLGIGIPTLVNDYLDESLGVFFQAENGAVGMGHRPPEGMTDRHLTDAGGSFVSFVPGASTIDSAFSFGLIRGGHLDLTVLGALQVDEAGHLANWIIPGHYTPGMGGAMDLVTGAKKVIIAMQHTNKGEPKILPECTLPLTSQRRIDLIVTEMAVIKPEDDGLHLIERAPNVSVEEIVAATAARLIYNGDVLEMAVSDRVAA, from the coding sequence ATGAACCCTAAAGAACTTATCGCCCGCCGCGTTGCCCAAGAAATTCAGCCCCGCACGCTCGTTAATCTCGGGATTGGCATTCCCACACTTGTGAATGACTACCTCGACGAATCTCTTGGTGTTTTCTTTCAGGCCGAAAACGGCGCCGTTGGCATGGGCCACCGTCCACCTGAGGGCATGACGGATCGCCACCTCACCGATGCGGGCGGCAGCTTTGTCTCCTTTGTCCCCGGTGCCTCTACCATCGATAGCGCGTTCTCGTTTGGTCTCATTCGTGGCGGGCATCTCGACCTGACCGTGCTTGGCGCGTTGCAGGTGGATGAGGCGGGGCACCTCGCCAACTGGATCATCCCGGGGCACTATACGCCCGGTATGGGCGGCGCGATGGATCTCGTGACCGGTGCGAAAAAGGTGATTATTGCCATGCAGCACACCAACAAGGGCGAGCCAAAAATCCTGCCTGAATGTACCTTGCCACTCACCTCACAACGCCGCATCGATTTGATCGTGACCGAAATGGCCGTGATCAAGCCAGAGGATGACGGGCTGCACCTTATTGAGCGCGCGCCAAACGTATCTGTTGAGGAGATTGTCGCAGCGACAGCGGCAAGGTTGATCTACAACGGCGATGTGCTTGAGATGGCCGTGTCCGATCGGGTTGCTGCGTAA
- the leuB gene encoding 3-isopropylmalate dehydrogenase has product MSNPSILILPGDGIGPEVMTEVVKIIDWYGAKRGLTFDVTHDLVGGAAYDAHGAPISDETMEKAQSVDAVLLGAVGGPKYDNLDFSVKPERGLLRLRKEMDLFANLRPAQCFDALADFSSLKKDIVAGLDIMIVRELTSGIYFGEPRGISIENNERVGINTQRYTESEIERAARAAFDLAMKRNKKLCSMEKANVMESGILWRDVVTEVHADYPEVELSHMYADNGAMQLVRAPKQFDVIVTDNLFGDILSDCAAMLTGSLGMLPSASLGAPMENGRPKAMYEPVHGSAPDIAGQGKANPIACVLSFAMALRYSFNEGDEATRLEKAIEQVLADGVRTADLAGEEGVVPVSTSEMGDKIVEALDASL; this is encoded by the coding sequence ATGAGCAACCCCTCCATTCTCATTCTGCCCGGTGACGGAATCGGCCCCGAAGTCATGACCGAAGTGGTCAAAATCATTGACTGGTACGGTGCCAAACGTGGCCTGACGTTTGACGTGACACACGACCTCGTCGGTGGTGCCGCTTACGATGCACATGGTGCGCCGATTTCGGACGAGACAATGGAAAAAGCCCAGTCTGTCGATGCCGTTTTGCTCGGTGCTGTTGGCGGACCGAAATACGACAACCTCGATTTCTCCGTCAAACCAGAGCGCGGCTTGTTGCGCCTGCGCAAGGAAATGGACCTCTTTGCCAACCTGCGCCCCGCGCAGTGCTTTGACGCATTAGCTGATTTCTCTTCGCTCAAAAAAGATATCGTTGCAGGTCTCGACATCATGATCGTGCGCGAACTGACCTCTGGTATCTATTTCGGCGAACCCCGTGGCATTTCAATAGAGAACAACGAACGTGTGGGCATAAACACACAGCGTTACACCGAAAGCGAAATCGAGCGCGCCGCACGTGCGGCATTTGATCTAGCGATGAAGCGCAACAAAAAGCTGTGCTCAATGGAAAAAGCCAACGTCATGGAATCGGGCATCTTGTGGCGCGATGTCGTGACCGAAGTGCACGCTGACTACCCCGAAGTCGAGCTATCGCACATGTATGCCGACAATGGCGCGATGCAGCTTGTACGCGCACCAAAACAGTTCGACGTCATTGTAACCGACAATCTGTTTGGCGACATCCTATCCGATTGCGCTGCAATGCTTACGGGGTCTCTGGGAATGCTTCCCTCCGCGTCCCTCGGCGCGCCAATGGAAAATGGCCGCCCCAAAGCTATGTACGAACCCGTACACGGTTCGGCCCCTGACATTGCGGGCCAAGGCAAAGCAAACCCGATTGCCTGTGTACTCTCGTTCGCCATGGCCCTTCGCTATTCGTTCAACGAAGGCGACGAAGCAACACGCCTCGAAAAAGCAATCGAACAGGTTTTGGCAGACGGCGTACGCACCGCTGACTTGGCTGGCGAAGAGGGCGTAGTTCCCGTATCGACGTCTGAAATGGGTGACAAAATCGTCGAAGCGCTCGACGCGTCACTTTAA
- a CDS encoding endonuclease/exonuclease/phosphatase family protein, which translates to MRIAFWDVGLTRNGPGLLLKEIIEKDADDIAAARDHILYVAPDILLIAGFDTDFDGYTAKAFADFLDAGFTYTFSTVGNVGIPSGFDLDRDGRFGEQEDAWAYGDFRGQGGLALLSKMPIMTDDVQTFTDLLWADAPQSRFPYDYFTPDESRLHPLSSNGHWVVPIRWGDTRLDLLAFKAATPVFDGPEDRNGRRNADEIALWRHYLDGKLSVGPSSPFVIMGNANLDPVDGEGLHGEIIALLNHKDIQDPLPASDHGARMSNPLHHGDPRRDTADWRDPNPGNLRVDYVLPSADLSIVQSALAWVEGDHSALFSHAMVWVDIAPLP; encoded by the coding sequence TTGCGCATCGCCTTTTGGGATGTTGGCCTAACGCGCAACGGTCCTGGCCTATTGCTAAAAGAAATCATCGAAAAAGATGCCGACGACATCGCAGCAGCACGCGATCATATTCTATACGTTGCGCCTGACATCTTGCTCATAGCTGGCTTTGATACCGATTTTGACGGCTATACCGCGAAAGCCTTCGCTGACTTTTTAGACGCCGGTTTCACGTATACGTTCTCGACAGTTGGCAATGTCGGGATTCCATCTGGCTTTGATCTCGACCGCGACGGGCGGTTTGGTGAACAAGAGGATGCATGGGCTTACGGGGATTTTCGTGGACAAGGCGGATTGGCGCTTCTGTCCAAGATGCCGATTATGACCGATGACGTACAAACATTCACGGATCTGCTTTGGGCAGATGCGCCGCAAAGCCGGTTTCCCTACGATTATTTCACACCCGACGAATCCCGGTTGCATCCCCTATCATCTAACGGCCATTGGGTGGTTCCAATCCGCTGGGGTGACACAAGACTGGACCTTTTGGCATTCAAGGCCGCCACACCCGTTTTCGATGGTCCCGAGGACCGCAACGGGCGCCGAAACGCTGATGAGATTGCACTATGGCGACACTATTTGGATGGAAAACTCTCGGTAGGTCCGTCATCTCCGTTTGTTATCATGGGCAACGCAAATCTCGATCCGGTCGACGGTGAGGGACTGCATGGTGAAATCATCGCGCTTCTTAACCACAAAGACATCCAAGACCCTTTGCCTGCTTCGGACCATGGTGCGCGCATGTCAAACCCACTGCATCACGGCGACCCACGACGAGATACCGCGGACTGGCGCGATCCAAATCCAGGAAACTTGCGTGTCGATTATGTGTTGCCGTCCGCAGACCTTAGTATTGTACAAAGCGCCTTAGCATGGGTTGAAGGCGACCACTCGGCACTATTTTCGCACGCAATGGTTTGGGTCGATATCGCGCCGCTTCCTTGA
- the leuD gene encoding 3-isopropylmalate dehydratase small subunit translates to MEKFEKLHGISAPMPLVNIDTDMIIPKIFLKTIKRSGLGVNLFDEMRYDRSGNEIADFVLNKSQYREAQIIVAGDNFGCGSSREHAPWAIADFGIKCVISTSFADIFYSNCFKNGILPIVMPQEVVDVLMEDSEKGANARMTVDLVEQIVTTSDGQAFPFEVDAFKKHCLLEGLDDIGLTMNNVSSIDAYESKMSQERPWV, encoded by the coding sequence ATGGAAAAGTTTGAAAAACTACACGGCATTTCTGCACCTATGCCGCTCGTGAATATCGACACGGATATGATCATCCCCAAGATTTTCTTGAAGACGATCAAGCGGTCCGGCCTTGGTGTGAACCTGTTTGACGAGATGCGCTATGATCGCTCCGGTAACGAGATCGCGGATTTCGTTTTGAACAAATCGCAGTATCGTGAGGCGCAGATTATCGTTGCGGGCGACAACTTTGGGTGTGGCTCGTCGCGTGAACACGCACCTTGGGCCATTGCGGATTTCGGTATCAAATGCGTGATCTCCACGTCTTTCGCCGACATCTTTTATAGTAACTGCTTCAAGAACGGCATCTTGCCAATCGTGATGCCACAAGAGGTGGTCGACGTGTTGATGGAGGACTCTGAAAAGGGTGCCAACGCACGCATGACCGTTGACCTCGTTGAGCAGATCGTAACCACGTCCGATGGTCAGGCGTTCCCGTTCGAAGTTGACGCGTTCAAAAAGCATTGTCTGCTTGAGGGTCTCGATGACATTGGTCTGACGATGAACAACGTGTCCTCCATCGATGCTTATGAAAGTAAGATGTCGCAAGAGCGTCCTTGGGTCTAA
- the rlmH gene encoding 23S rRNA (pseudouridine(1915)-N(3))-methyltransferase RlmH, whose product MRVHICAVGRLRSGPEATLIDDYTTRFDRTGRALGLGPLSLNEVEDKKGGGMPAEAALLERAIPKGAMIVTMDERGKTLTSPEFADKLAQWRDNGCQDVAFVIGGADGIDPALRAQSDFSISLGKMVWPHMLVRAMLTEQLYRAASILAGSPYHRV is encoded by the coding sequence ATGCGCGTTCATATTTGCGCTGTGGGCCGGCTACGTTCCGGCCCAGAGGCGACTCTCATTGATGACTACACGACACGGTTTGATCGGACGGGGCGCGCATTGGGCCTCGGCCCGCTCTCCCTCAACGAAGTCGAAGATAAAAAAGGCGGAGGCATGCCTGCCGAAGCTGCGCTATTAGAGCGCGCGATCCCTAAGGGAGCGATGATTGTCACGATGGATGAGCGCGGTAAGACGCTTACGTCTCCGGAATTTGCAGACAAGTTGGCACAGTGGCGCGATAACGGATGCCAAGATGTCGCGTTCGTTATTGGCGGCGCAGATGGCATTGATCCCGCCTTGCGGGCGCAATCCGACTTTTCAATTTCTCTTGGAAAAATGGTTTGGCCGCACATGCTTGTCCGCGCCATGCTCACTGAACAACTCTATCGTGCGGCGTCGATCCTTGCGGGGTCGCCCTACCATCGAGTTTAG
- the gpmI gene encoding 2,3-bisphosphoglycerate-independent phosphoglycerate mutase: MAAPKPVVLCILDGWGISPTGDSSAPDLADTPNFDRLMANCPHSTLITYGPDVGLPSGQMGNSEVGHTNIGAGRVVAMDLGQIDLAIEDGSFFDNAEIIRFCETLKASGGTAHLMGVISNGGVHGHIEHTLAAAKAVADRGVPVIIHAITDGRDVAPKSADTFISDFVARLPEGVTIGTVIGRYFALDRDNRWERVSQAYFAMINGKGIERAATPIEAVLESYARGETDEFVKATVVGDYAGAKDGDGVFCLNFRADRAREILRAIGEPDFAEFETGPRPKFAALLGMVQYSIGHNAYMGVAYPKGEISNTLGEWVAKQGLRQFRLAETEKYPHVTFFLNGGKEAAEKGEDRFMPQSPKVATYDLQPEMSAPEVTEKFVGAIDAGYDLIVTNYANPDMVGHTGDLQAAMKACEAVDQGLGQVINALERVGGAMVVIADHGNCETMIDPVTGGAHTAHTTNPVPVIVFNGPQNTSLREGGRLADVAPTLLDLMGLPLPDEMTGRTLIQR; the protein is encoded by the coding sequence ATGGCCGCACCAAAACCCGTCGTCCTTTGCATTTTAGATGGTTGGGGAATTAGTCCGACCGGTGATTCAAGTGCGCCGGATTTGGCAGACACCCCGAACTTTGACCGTCTCATGGCGAACTGCCCGCACAGCACGTTGATCACCTACGGCCCTGATGTCGGTCTGCCGTCTGGTCAGATGGGCAACTCGGAAGTTGGTCACACGAATATCGGCGCAGGTCGTGTCGTGGCTATGGATCTGGGTCAAATTGACTTGGCGATCGAGGATGGATCCTTTTTCGACAATGCCGAAATTATCCGTTTTTGCGAGACGCTAAAGGCGAGCGGTGGTACGGCCCATCTCATGGGGGTGATTTCCAATGGCGGCGTGCATGGCCATATCGAGCACACGCTGGCCGCAGCTAAAGCAGTCGCAGATCGTGGTGTGCCAGTGATCATTCACGCGATTACAGACGGGCGCGATGTTGCCCCGAAATCCGCCGATACGTTCATATCGGATTTTGTGGCCCGCCTTCCCGAAGGTGTCACGATAGGTACGGTCATCGGGCGCTATTTTGCACTGGATCGCGACAACCGTTGGGAGCGCGTCAGCCAAGCGTATTTTGCAATGATCAACGGCAAGGGGATCGAGCGCGCAGCGACGCCAATTGAGGCAGTCTTGGAATCTTATGCGCGTGGCGAGACGGACGAATTCGTCAAGGCCACGGTGGTCGGTGACTACGCGGGCGCAAAAGACGGGGATGGTGTGTTTTGCCTGAATTTTCGCGCGGACCGCGCACGTGAGATTTTGCGCGCCATTGGCGAGCCTGATTTCGCGGAGTTTGAGACAGGGCCACGCCCGAAATTCGCCGCTTTGCTTGGTATGGTCCAGTATTCGATTGGGCATAATGCATACATGGGCGTAGCATACCCTAAGGGCGAGATATCCAATACGCTTGGGGAGTGGGTTGCAAAGCAGGGCTTGCGCCAATTCCGCCTCGCAGAAACGGAGAAATATCCGCATGTCACGTTCTTTTTGAATGGTGGCAAGGAAGCTGCCGAGAAAGGCGAAGATCGCTTTATGCCGCAGTCGCCTAAGGTCGCAACCTATGATCTACAGCCGGAAATGAGTGCGCCCGAAGTCACCGAAAAGTTTGTCGGTGCGATCGACGCTGGTTATGATCTTATCGTTACCAACTACGCAAATCCCGACATGGTTGGCCATACTGGCGATTTACAGGCCGCAATGAAGGCCTGTGAGGCCGTGGATCAGGGGCTTGGTCAGGTCATCAATGCGCTCGAACGGGTGGGCGGCGCGATGGTGGTGATCGCGGATCACGGAAATTGCGAGACTATGATCGATCCCGTGACGGGCGGCGCCCATACGGCACATACGACAAACCCCGTGCCCGTGATCGTCTTTAATGGCCCGCAAAATACATCCTTGCGGGAGGGTGGGCGTTTGGCAGATGTTGCGCCAACACTACTTGATCTCATGGGGCTGCCTTTGCCAGATGAAATGACTGGTCGGACGTTAATTCAAAGATGA
- the leuC gene encoding 3-isopropylmalate dehydratase large subunit — protein MTAPKTIYDKIWDAHVAHEQEDGTCLLYIDRHLVHEVTSPQAFEGLRMAGRPVRAPEKTIAVPDHNVPTTLDRVSGVIANEESRIQVEALDKNAKDFGIHYYPVSDVRQGIVHIVGPEQGWTLPGMTVVCGDSHTATHGAFGALAHGIGTSEVEHVLATQTLIQKKSKNMKVEITGKLKPGVTAKDITMAVIGETGTAGGTGYVIEYCGEAIRELSMEGRMTVCNMAIEGGARAGLIAPDEKTFEYVKGRPHAPKGAQFEAALAWWKTLFTDEGAHFDKVVTLKGEEIEPVVTWGTSPEDVLPISAVVPAPESFKGGKVEAAKRAIEYMGLTAGQKLTDIQIDTVFIGSCTNGRIEDLRAAAAILKGKKVKDGMRAMVVPGSGLVRAQAEEEGLADIFTEAGFEWRLAGCSMCLAMNPDQLAEGERCASTSNRNFEGRQGYKGRTHLVSPAMAAAAAITGHLTDVREML, from the coding sequence ATGACCGCCCCGAAGACAATCTATGACAAAATCTGGGACGCACACGTTGCCCATGAACAAGAAGACGGCACTTGCCTTCTTTATATCGATCGCCACCTCGTACACGAAGTGACCTCGCCGCAGGCCTTTGAAGGTCTGCGCATGGCGGGCCGCCCCGTCCGTGCCCCGGAAAAAACGATCGCGGTGCCCGATCATAACGTTCCGACCACTTTGGACCGCGTGTCTGGTGTGATCGCCAACGAAGAGAGCCGCATTCAGGTCGAAGCGCTCGACAAGAACGCCAAGGATTTTGGTATCCACTATTACCCCGTGTCCGATGTTCGTCAGGGTATCGTGCACATTGTTGGTCCAGAGCAGGGTTGGACCCTTCCGGGGATGACGGTTGTTTGCGGCGATAGCCACACCGCGACCCACGGCGCATTCGGTGCCTTGGCGCATGGCATCGGCACATCCGAGGTCGAGCATGTTCTGGCCACCCAGACGCTGATCCAGAAAAAATCTAAGAACATGAAGGTCGAGATCACAGGCAAGCTTAAACCTGGTGTGACCGCTAAAGACATCACCATGGCAGTGATCGGCGAGACCGGCACGGCTGGTGGTACAGGCTACGTCATTGAGTATTGTGGCGAAGCGATCCGTGAGTTGTCCATGGAAGGGCGTATGACCGTCTGTAACATGGCGATTGAGGGCGGCGCACGCGCAGGCCTGATCGCGCCAGACGAGAAAACCTTTGAATATGTTAAAGGTCGTCCGCATGCCCCAAAAGGCGCACAGTTCGAAGCCGCATTGGCGTGGTGGAAAACGCTGTTCACCGACGAGGGCGCGCACTTCGACAAAGTCGTGACCCTCAAGGGCGAAGAGATCGAGCCCGTTGTGACTTGGGGCACATCGCCCGAAGATGTTTTGCCGATTTCCGCGGTTGTCCCCGCGCCAGAATCGTTCAAAGGCGGCAAGGTCGAGGCGGCGAAACGCGCGATCGAATACATGGGTCTGACGGCGGGTCAAAAATTGACAGACATCCAGATCGATACTGTGTTCATCGGATCATGCACCAACGGCCGTATCGAAGATTTGCGTGCCGCGGCCGCTATCCTCAAAGGTAAAAAGGTCAAAGACGGGATGCGCGCGATGGTCGTTCCCGGTTCGGGCCTTGTGCGTGCACAAGCCGAAGAAGAGGGCCTTGCAGATATCTTTACCGAAGCGGGTTTTGAATGGCGCCTTGCAGGGTGCTCCATGTGTCTTGCGATGAACCCCGACCAGTTGGCCGAGGGCGAGCGTTGCGCGTCGACATCGAACCGCAACTTTGAGGGCCGCCAAGGCTACAAAGGCCGCACTCACCTCGTCAGCCCCGCTATGGCCGCCGCCGCCGCCATCACGGGTCATCTGACTGACGTTCGCGAAATGCTGTAA